Genomic window (Mesorhizobium sp. M4B.F.Ca.ET.058.02.1.1):
ACCGGCGCACCGATCGACGTCGCCGATGGCTTCATCCATTTCTCGACCGCCGATCAGCTGCGGGAGACGGCGGCCAGGCATTTTGCCGGCCAGACCGGCCTGCTGCTGATCGCCATCGATGGCGACCGCCTCGGTGGTGCCCTGAAGTACGAGGTCTCACGCGGCGGCGCGCTGTTCCCGCATCTCTACGCGCCGCTCGATCTCTCAGCAGTCCTTTGGATCCGTCCCCTGCCGCTCGGCGCCGACGGTCGGCATGAGTTTCCCGACCTGGAGACGGAATGAGCATGCTCGACCGTATCGGCCAGAAACTGCTGTTCACGCTCGATCCGGAAACGGCACATGGCCTGTCCATCGCCGCGCTCCGATGCGGCTTGCCGGTCGCCCCGCGCGCGCCGCGCGACGATCGGCTGAAGCTGCGCGTCGCAGGCCTCGATTTCCCGAACCCGCTCGGCATGGCGGCGGGCTACGACAAGAATGCCGAGGTGCCGGACGCACTGCTCGGCCTCGGCTTCGGCTTCGCCGAGGTCGGCACCGTCACGCCGCTGGCGCAGACGGGCAATCCGAAGCCGCGCATCTTCCGGCTGACGGCCGACGAAGCGGTGATCAACCGGCTGGGCTTCAACAATGAGGGCCACGAGGCGGCCGAGAAGCGCCTTGCAGCCCGAAAGGGTCGCCTTGGCATCGTCGGCGTCAACATCGGCGCCAACAAGGACAGCGCCGACCGCATCGGTGACTATGAGCGCGGGGTCGCCCGCTTCGCGCCCCATGCCACATATCTCACGGTCAACATCTCCTCGCCGAACACGCCGGGCCTGCGCAACATGCAGGCGCGCGAGCAACTCGGCGAGCTGCTGTCGCGCGTCATGGCTGCGCGGGCGTCGGCTTCGGCGCAGCCGCCGGTCTTCCTCAAGATCGCGCCGGACCTGGTCGAGGCCGAACTGGAAGACATCGCCGCCGAGGTCGCCGAGAAAAGGGTCGACGGCGTCATCGTCTCCAACACAACTCTCGCGCGGACGGGACTACGGAGCGCAAGCCTCGCCGGCGAGGCCGGCGGCCTTTCAGGCAAGCCGCTGTTCGAACGCTCGACCGCTGTCCTTGCACGCATGCGCAAGCTCGTCGGTCCCGAGATGGCGATCATCGGCGTCGGGGGCGTCAATTCCACGGAGACAGCGCTGGAAAAGATCCGCGCCGGCGCCGATCTGGTGCAGCTCTATACCGGCATGATCTATGCCGGGCCGGCGCTGCCGGGGCGAATCGTTGCCGGCATGGCGCGGTTTGTGGAGCGCGAAGGACTGACTTCGCTGCGCGAGTTGCGCGACAGCCGCCTGGATCATTGGGCCGTCAAGGCTCATTAGAAGGCCATGGCGCCCGTGCGCCCACACCTTTATGTCATCTCTCATCGCGTAGCCCTTCCGCGTTCAGGCTGCCGGATTCATCCATACGATCTCCCAAACATAGCCATCTGGGTCTTCAATGTGGCGGTTATACATGAAGCCAAGATCCTGTGCCGGGTTGGGATCGGCGCGACCGCCCGCCGCAACCGCGCTGGTCAGCGTTGCATCGACGGCGGCGCGGTCGTCGACCGTGAGGGCGATCATTGCCTGACTGTCACGCCGCGCGTCGCCGATAGGGCGCTTGGTGAATTCGCGGTAGTGGTCATGGCTCAGCAGCATCACCCCGATCGCGTCCGAGAACATGAGCGAGGTAGATTTCTCGCCCGAAAACTGCGGGTTTACGGTGCCACCTAGAGCCACGTAGAACGCCGTCGACGCCGCCAGGTCGCGCACAGGCAGGTTCACGAAAATCATTCTGGACATCGCTTTCTCCTTCTCTATCGCCGCGCCCTGCGCTATTGTCTTGATGCAATGTTAGTAGATGCAATGTATCTCGATGTCAAGATACATTTTGTTGAGAGAATATTCGAATGGATCGTGCCGAGGCCGCGGCTAAGCAATGGGCTCGCGAGCGCCCCGACCTTCCAGTGTTGCCTATTGAAACGGTAGGTCGTCTGCTCGATGCCGCCGCGCGCGTGATCCGCGATCACATGAACCCGCTGCTTTCGGGAGCAGGCCTGAATGTAGGTGAGTTTGATGTGCTGACGCCGCTCAGGCGCTCCGGCGAACCCTATATGCTTTCGCCAACGCAGCTTTACGAATCGGCAATGATCTCGTCGGCCGGCATGACCAACCGCCTGGATCGACTGGAGCGCGCCGGGCTGGTTGAACGACGCCCCGATCCCAAGGACCGGCGCGGCAAGAAAATTGCGCTAACGACTGGTGGCAAGCGGGCGATAGACGATTTGATCGGTCCAATGGTGGCGCTAGAAGAGCAATTGATCTCCGTGCTGACGCCGTCGGAGCAGGAGACTCTCAACGCCCTGCTCAAGAAATTGCTCACCGGCCTCTAGGTCGTTGTCGTCGCCAGCAGCCACCTCTCCCGGCGTCAACGGATCCTGATCCCGAGCGGAGGCACCACCTAAAACGCAGTCCGCGCCCGCACCCGCAGAACCATAAGCAGGCTCACGCCTCGCACTAGCAGGAAGACGTGCAGCGACGCCCAGAGCCCGCTGTTGCCGAAGGCCGGCGCCAAAGTCAGCAGCGCGGCGCTGAAGGCGAGGAACGACAACAGCATCATGTTGCGCATGTCGCGCGACCAGGTGGCGCCGATGAAGACGCCGTCCATCTGGAACGCCAGCACGCCGCTGAGGGCGGT
Coding sequences:
- a CDS encoding VOC family protein — encoded protein: MSRMIFVNLPVRDLAASTAFYVALGGTVNPQFSGEKSTSLMFSDAIGVMLLSHDHYREFTKRPIGDARRDSQAMIALTVDDRAAVDATLTSAVAAGGRADPNPAQDLGFMYNRHIEDPDGYVWEIVWMNPAA
- a CDS encoding quinone-dependent dihydroorotate dehydrogenase; the protein is MSMLDRIGQKLLFTLDPETAHGLSIAALRCGLPVAPRAPRDDRLKLRVAGLDFPNPLGMAAGYDKNAEVPDALLGLGFGFAEVGTVTPLAQTGNPKPRIFRLTADEAVINRLGFNNEGHEAAEKRLAARKGRLGIVGVNIGANKDSADRIGDYERGVARFAPHATYLTVNISSPNTPGLRNMQAREQLGELLSRVMAARASASAQPPVFLKIAPDLVEAELEDIAAEVAEKRVDGVIVSNTTLARTGLRSASLAGEAGGLSGKPLFERSTAVLARMRKLVGPEMAIIGVGGVNSTETALEKIRAGADLVQLYTGMIYAGPALPGRIVAGMARFVEREGLTSLRELRDSRLDHWAVKAH
- a CDS encoding MarR family transcriptional regulator, yielding MDRAEAAAKQWARERPDLPVLPIETVGRLLDAAARVIRDHMNPLLSGAGLNVGEFDVLTPLRRSGEPYMLSPTQLYESAMISSAGMTNRLDRLERAGLVERRPDPKDRRGKKIALTTGGKRAIDDLIGPMVALEEQLISVLTPSEQETLNALLKKLLTGL
- a CDS encoding DUF952 domain-containing protein yields the protein MSQFIYKIAPEALWREAERSGRFTGAPIDVADGFIHFSTADQLRETAARHFAGQTGLLLIAIDGDRLGGALKYEVSRGGALFPHLYAPLDLSAVLWIRPLPLGADGRHEFPDLETE